The segment ATTGATTGATAGACTCGATACGTTTAATAACTGTGGCAAGGCATCAGCCTTATCGAATTCTCCGAAGAAAGTCCATGATTCAATCGCTGGAAATACGCCTGCAAAAATAACCGTTCCTAGCAATAGTCCAATTAGGAAAATAGCAGCATCAATACGGCCAGACATTAAACCCACTACTGATGTTCCTGGGCAATATCCTCCAATTGCAAACCCTGCGCCAACCAAGACACCGCCAAGAGCAGCTGCACCTAGAAACGCTGGTGGAATAAATAAATCACCACTCGAGAGGTAGCCGATTTGCTCCAAAACCATTAGACCAATAGATGCTAATACGATTGCTGTAAACATCACTTTAAATACTGACCAGTCACTCAATCTAAACTGTCCAGTCAATTTATTGGGGTTGCCAAACCCAGCACGCTCTAATACAAAGCCAAATGCGCCGCCAAGCAATAATCCTGAAATGATTTCTGACATCTTATTTCTCCGCCTTCATAAAGCGACTCACAATTAAGCCTGTTGCAAAAAATGTACATAAAAAGGTAAAGCCAGCCAAACTAAGAACGGCTGCGCCTGATAAACCAAGACCACTGGTGCAGCCAGCTGCAATACGAGCTCCAAAGCCAGCTAAGATGCCGCCAAACAAGGCAGTAAAGGGTCTTTTTGATCCCCCTAGGAACTTAGCGCCATCCATCTTGAATGCGATACGGTGTGCAAGATACGCAGAAATCAGCGCGCCAAGAGCAACGCCAATCACCTGCCAAGTAATCCAAGAGCTTAAGGGCTTGCCCTCCTCAACCATGCCACCCAAGTATTCGTTAGCACTTGTTGCCGCCGGAACAATATTCATACCGAGCCAAGCAGTAAGGCGTGTGGTAAAGCCTGTAGCACCCAAACCATGCCCAGTTGCGACAAATGTTGCTAGCAATACCAAGCCCAGCAAAACGCCTGCTAGTAGTGGATTCCAGTAAGCATCTGGTTTTTGAGTTGTTTGTTGTTGATTCATGTCACCCTTTATTTAAGAACTAGATAATATATATTTAAGTATATTATATTCTAATATAAGGCTTCAAGATAAAAAATGCAACGAAGATTGGATGATTAACGAGAAAAAAGGAGCCGAAGCTCCTCTTTAATTGCGAACTGAGAGGTGCTAGTTTAAAACTCGCCCTTAATAGTAGTTAGGCCAAGCGCATCCCAATCGAGCATGCCGCCACGGTAGTAGTAAATTTTGGTAGCTGGAAATCCATCGCGAACCATTGCGGCCATGGCCATCGGACTTTGGGGGCAAACTGGTCCATTACAAAATGCGTATACCTTCTTCGCCTTAGAGCAATCCCACTTAGTAGAACCAGCTGCAGGCTTCTTACATCCTAGCTCATCCATGCGCATTGCTACTTCTGTATATGGAATGCCCACTGATCCAGGAATGGTGCCCTTGACGCGATCATCCACAACACGCATATCTACAACGAGAGAATCCTTGTCATTTAAGGCATTCAAAATATCAATTTCATCTACGGGTACAACCCCCTTGATAGGCACAATTGGTTGCAACCAGCCTTTATTTTTTGCACAAGGCGTCATAACACGGGTAATTTCAACAGGGCCCTTTGAGGTGTTCACAGTGAATTTGGTTGATTTCTCCATAATCTGCAAAAGTTCTGGTGCAGAGTCTGACTGAGCTGAGACAAGAGTAGAAAACAGCGCTAAACCAAGGGATAAAAAGTATTTCATAAAAACCTTATTCATAAAAATTTGGGGGTCATATGCATTAATGCGTATTCATGCATAATAAGGCGCCTACATAGGAAATATGGTTTAAATTCATACTGATAAACCCCTATTGCCCAAATATTAGGCAGACTTATTATCAGTACACGCATTAATGTTTTTAAGACTTAACAACTCACTCTGGAGAGAAAAATGAAAAACGGTCGTCGCCAATTTATGATTTTGTCTGCTGCTGGTGCTTGCACCCTAGCGTTGAACGGTAAAGTTCAAGCTCAAGCAATGGTTTCTGAAACTGATCCACAAGCTGCTGCTTTGGGTTACAAAGCAGTTGCTACTTCTGTAGATAAAGCCAAGTATCCTAAGTATGCTGCTGGTCAAGAGTGTGATAACTGTGCATTGTGGCAGCCTAAAGGCTCTGCAACTGCTGGTGGTTGCTCTTTGTTTGGTACCAAGCAAGTTGCTGCTAAAGGCTGGTGCTCTGCTTACGCTAAAAAAGCTTAAGTTACTTAGCTTCAATCTAAAAAAGGCTGCTCCGGCAGCCTTTTTGCTTTATCTAAACTGCACCTTACATTCCCGCTAAGGAAAACTGACGTAATTTTTCAATGCTGGGTATTTGTACGCTTAAGCGACTCACGTTAGAAATTAAACCTAGATCAGCCATCGAGGCTAAAGCACGACTAATGGTCTCAAACTTAACATCCATCATGAGGCCCATATCTTCCCGCTTAAATAATGGTGCAATAGCGAGACCGCTATCCCCCTCTTTCGCTAAACGTAAAAAGAAACGGGCAAGACGCAACTCAATACGTCCGGTATTAATCTCTGAAAACCAAGACTCGGATTGAGATAGTGCTTCACCCCATTTTTTAACAATCTGCCGGTGCAATCTGGGAGACTCCTCACCCAAGTTCTGAATAATGGGCTTAGGAATGCGACATAAATGGACATTGGATAAGGCTGCAGCCGAATGCGCATAGCGCTCCTCAAGCAATGCCTCCATGCCAAACAAATCCCCTGGAACAACTAAACGGACAATTCGTCCAGAGCCATCAGAATTGACATGCAAAAGCTTGATATAGCCCTCGCGCAAAGTAAACAAATGGTTTGCAGATTCACCTTGACCATAAATTTGAGAGCCGGACTCAAAGCGCAAGTCATCAATTGGCTCATGAATCTTTGAGAAATCCTCTTCGTTCAGTTCCGCAAAAAGCGCAGAGCTTCTGATCGAGCAAGATAGGCAATCACTATTACCCTGCCATGCACTTTTAATTTCAATTGTTTTCATTGCACTCTAGCAAAAGAAATTAGCATTTTTTGGCAGTCAAACCTAGAAGAGCTGACATTCCAGTATGCCTAGCACCTTCAGAGAGCTCTTTTTCATAGCAGCAGAGATCCAGAATTTCAAAATCTTTAGCCAGATCACGAATCATTTCTTCGGTATAGAGATGATCAATTAATGATGGGCCGCCAGTTTTATATTCGAGTTGCTTAGGGGTATAGCCTTGAAGAATTAAAATACCACCCGGCTTAAGAGATTGGTGTGCCTGCTTAAAAATCCGAGCGCGCATTTTGGGGTCAGCAAATTGAATGAATATTGCTATAACCGCATCATAAAACTGATCTTGCCAATCAAACCCATCCGAGTCAGACAAGCTATAAGAGACCTCAACTTGATTTTCTTTTGCAAACTGCTTGGCCTTGGCTAGCGCAATATCAGATACATCAAAACCTGTGACTGACATACCTTGTTTGGCAAGCCACACTCCATTTCGCCCTTCTCCATCAGCAATGCAAAGAACCTGGTTTCCAGGTTTTAAAAAGATCTTTGCTTGCTGTACAAGATACTCATTCGGCTCTTTTCCAAAAATAAACTCTTCTTGATTAAAGCGTTCATTCCAAAATTGGGCGGCATCAGAAAAACTCATTCATAAACCTTTTCATGATTACTGCGTCTTACTTCTTAAGACCACCAACAAGATCGTTTTTTAAATCGATGATATTTTCGAGGCCAACAGCAATACGTACTAAACCGTCTGTAATGCCGGCAGCTCTACGTGCCTCAGGGCTGACCCTGCAATGCGTAGTGGTTGCAGGATGAGTAATGGTGCTACGAGTATCACCCAGATTAGCGGTAATAGAGCAAAGCTTAGTCTGGTTGATCAGTTTGAAGGCAGCTTTCTTTCCACCCTTCAAGGTAAAGGAAAGAATAGCACCACCTGCTTTTTGTTGGCGCATTGCTAATGCATGTTGAGGGTGAGACTTCAGACCGGGGTGATAAACACGCTCCACTCCGGCTTGCTTTTCTAACCACTGAGCCAGTGCTAAAGCATTTTGACTTTGCTGTTTCATGCGTAGTTCAAGGGTTTCTAGACCTTTTAAAAACACCCAGGCGTTAAAAGCTGATAGTGTTGGGCCAGCAGTTCTCACGTATGGGAATACCTTGCCCATAATGAAATCATTACTACCCACAATCGCACCACCAACTACCCTGCCTTGACCATCCAAGTACTTCGTTGCTGAATGAATAACTACATCAGCCCCAAGTGAAAGTGGTTTTTGCAATGCTGGAGTGCAGAAGCAGTTGTCCACAGCAAAAAGCGCCTTCGCCTTTTTTGCTATCTTAGCAATTGCCTTGATATCGGCAATCTCAGTTAGTGGATTGGATGGCGTTTCTAAATAAAATAGCTTGGTATTTTCTTGAACCGCATTTTGCCAGGCCTTGGAATCTGACAGATCCACATAAGTGGTTGTAATACCAAAGCGCCCCAGAATATTGCTAAACAATTGAATCGTTGCACCAAATACTGAGCGTGAGCAAACCACATGGTCGCCCGCTTGCAGATGAGACATAGCCATCGTCAGAATTGCAGCCATACCTGAAGAAGTCGCAATACACGCATCTCCGCCTTCAAGTGCAGCAAGACGATCCTGAAACATACTCACCGTTGGATTGGTAAAGCGGGAATAGATAAAGCCTTGATCAGCATGGGCAAATCCATCTGCTGCTAATTCAGCACTATCAAAACAAAAGCTTGAAGTCAAAAATAACGCCTCAGAGTGTTCTTGATACTCGGCAGTTCGGCGTGTGCCGGCGCGCACTGCAATAGTCTCAGGCGCCAGCTTTGAAAAATCGGGTTTTTGG is part of the Polynucleobacter sp. es-EL-1 genome and harbors:
- a CDS encoding DUF6691 family protein → MSEIISGLLLGGAFGFVLERAGFGNPNKLTGQFRLSDWSVFKVMFTAIVLASIGLMVLEQIGYLSSGDLFIPPAFLGAAALGGVLVGAGFAIGGYCPGTSVVGLMSGRIDAAIFLIGLLLGTVIFAGVFPAIESWTFFGEFDKADALPQLLNVSSLSINIVMIIAAIAIYIGGAWMEKKFGGPVSSQS
- a CDS encoding YeeE/YedE thiosulfate transporter family protein, producing MNQQQTTQKPDAYWNPLLAGVLLGLVLLATFVATGHGLGATGFTTRLTAWLGMNIVPAATSANEYLGGMVEEGKPLSSWITWQVIGVALGALISAYLAHRIAFKMDGAKFLGGSKRPFTALFGGILAGFGARIAAGCTSGLGLSGAAVLSLAGFTFLCTFFATGLIVSRFMKAEK
- a CDS encoding rhodanese-like domain-containing protein: MNKVFMKYFLSLGLALFSTLVSAQSDSAPELLQIMEKSTKFTVNTSKGPVEITRVMTPCAKNKGWLQPIVPIKGVVPVDEIDILNALNDKDSLVVDMRVVDDRVKGTIPGSVGIPYTEVAMRMDELGCKKPAAGSTKWDCSKAKKVYAFCNGPVCPQSPMAMAAMVRDGFPATKIYYYRGGMLDWDALGLTTIKGEF
- a CDS encoding high-potential iron-sulfur protein, which translates into the protein MKNGRRQFMILSAAGACTLALNGKVQAQAMVSETDPQAAALGYKAVATSVDKAKYPKYAAGQECDNCALWQPKGSATAGGCSLFGTKQVAAKGWCSAYAKKA
- a CDS encoding Crp/Fnr family transcriptional regulator; this translates as MKTIEIKSAWQGNSDCLSCSIRSSALFAELNEEDFSKIHEPIDDLRFESGSQIYGQGESANHLFTLREGYIKLLHVNSDGSGRIVRLVVPGDLFGMEALLEERYAHSAAALSNVHLCRIPKPIIQNLGEESPRLHRQIVKKWGEALSQSESWFSEINTGRIELRLARFFLRLAKEGDSGLAIAPLFKREDMGLMMDVKFETISRALASMADLGLISNVSRLSVQIPSIEKLRQFSLAGM
- a CDS encoding bifunctional 2-polyprenyl-6-hydroxyphenol methylase/3-demethylubiquinol 3-O-methyltransferase UbiG → MSFSDAAQFWNERFNQEEFIFGKEPNEYLVQQAKIFLKPGNQVLCIADGEGRNGVWLAKQGMSVTGFDVSDIALAKAKQFAKENQVEVSYSLSDSDGFDWQDQFYDAVIAIFIQFADPKMRARIFKQAHQSLKPGGILILQGYTPKQLEYKTGGPSLIDHLYTEEMIRDLAKDFEILDLCCYEKELSEGARHTGMSALLGLTAKKC
- a CDS encoding O-succinylhomoserine sulfhydrylase, which produces MKSKTPRQKPDFSKLAPETIAVRAGTRRTAEYQEHSEALFLTSSFCFDSAELAADGFAHADQGFIYSRFTNPTVSMFQDRLAALEGGDACIATSSGMAAILTMAMSHLQAGDHVVCSRSVFGATIQLFSNILGRFGITTTYVDLSDSKAWQNAVQENTKLFYLETPSNPLTEIADIKAIAKIAKKAKALFAVDNCFCTPALQKPLSLGADVVIHSATKYLDGQGRVVGGAIVGSNDFIMGKVFPYVRTAGPTLSAFNAWVFLKGLETLELRMKQQSQNALALAQWLEKQAGVERVYHPGLKSHPQHALAMRQQKAGGAILSFTLKGGKKAAFKLINQTKLCSITANLGDTRSTITHPATTTHCRVSPEARRAAGITDGLVRIAVGLENIIDLKNDLVGGLKK